In a single window of the Drosophila miranda strain MSH22 chromosome XL, D.miranda_PacBio2.1, whole genome shotgun sequence genome:
- the LOC108165160 gene encoding uncharacterized protein LOC108165160 codes for MAVSGESAGLAGGGGAGGPAGGAAGGAAGGVGKLAPEAFAWQHIDWPPCVQAPLFMDWGKYYSRRLLNSKAIECYGRALAVCKEEPQKQKRSCKYPSPEMPASIRNCPIEQGVCRNDYTALFHRSLCQRTIAQSERAFEDATRAKEMMWLAQKQVDNNVVGSADVLMAECDALFDCNEFEETLRTLHTEARFYNPASQMQRRFDVRKKKITGVFEDTVGATLGPFLQQNSAAIGEVLRRRQELAAFVPRPLWKKLKEQQQCDVQSVLERKIETLTSLERARRRASKSFYNHQYLGRSAVDVALLQQLRSNQIFLNPLMHGTTPYLRQLSGEQYGIVRKFMKMMHARNPLYNSKTAKCQSTSERCERSRERYLFHVEYQTRRDCVRMLREVRQLRAEGNVEGLTNYIEHIMSKIIDLKTHRTLPWKWEFVNDVYNTLALAHVDRCAVPANVDFLNPKNRLLLYLLQPERAKDMTISFGGPNLYMEIKKEEARQNRSNQMMDQLEERLRNSRYPIERAYLRFELARGHFKESRFDKSLVLARSAFNEARSCNSLIWRYNSIFLVCQVHAVLSRFERLKESLAKASQLAKELRSTKLMAYLAICNIINENDLNLRRLRHSEQSLRSKPRKRTISAVSSLHFLSNNNAYS; via the exons ATGGCAGTGTCGGGTGAGTCGGCTGGGTTGGCTGGAGGGGGAGGAGCAGGGGGaccagcaggaggagcagcaggaggagcagcaggaggagtcGGCAAACTTGCACCGGAGGCCTTTGCCTGGCAGCACATTGACTGGCCGCCCTGCGTGCAGGCGCCACTCTTCATGGACTGGGGCAAGTACTACAGCCGCCGCCTGCTCAACAGCAAGGCCATCGAGTGCTACGGCCGCGCCCTGGCCGTCTGCAAGGAGGAGCCACAGAAGCAGAAACGTTCCTGCAAGTATCCCAGCCCCGAGATGCCCGCATCCATACGAAACTGCCCGATCGAGCAGGGAGTCTGCCGGAACGATTACACGGCCCTGTTCCATCGCAGCCTGTGCCAGCGAACCATTGCCCAGTCGGAGAGGGCCTTCGAGGACGCTACTCGGGCCAAGGAAATGATGTGGCTGGCCCAGAAGCAGGTGGACAACAACGTGGTGGGCTCCGCTGACGTCCTCATGGCGGAGTGCGACGCCCTCTTCGACTGCAACGAATTCGAAGAAACCCTCCGGACGTTGCACACGGAGGCACGCTTCTACAATCCCGCCAGCCAGATGCAACGTCGCTTTGACGTTCGCAAGAAGAAG ATTACGGGCGTGTTCGAGGACACCGTTGGCGCAACGCTCGGACCATTCTTGCAGCAGAATAGCGCCGCCATCGGTGAGGTCCTGCGCCGTCGGCAGGAGCTAGCCGCCTTTGTGCCCCGTCCGCTGTGGAAGAAGCTGAAGGAGCAGCAACAATGCGACGTCCAGAGCGTCCTCGAGAGGAAGATAGAAACGCTGACCTCGCTGGAGCGGGCTCGGCGGCGGGCCAGCAAGAGCTTCTACAACCACCAGTACCTGGGCAGGAGTGCCGTGGACGTGGccctgctgcagcagctgcgCAGCAATCAGATCTTTTTGAACCCGCTGATGCACGGCACCACCCCCTATCTGCGGCAGCTCAGTGGCGAGCAGTATGGGATCGTCCGGAAGTTCATG AAAATGATGCACGCCCGCAATCCGCTGTACAACAGCAAGACGGCGAAATGCCAGAGCACGAGCGAGAGGTGCGAGAGGAGCCGTGAGAGGTATCTCTTCCACGTGGAGTACCAGACCAGGCGCGACTGCGTCCGAATGCTGCGGGAAGTGCGGCAGCTGCGCGCGGAGGGCAACGTCGAGGGCCTGACGAACTACATCGAGCACATAATGTCCAAAATTATTGACCTGAAGACGCACCGCACGCTGCCCTGGAAGTGGGAGTTCGTCAACGACGTGTATAAcaccctggccctggcccatGTGGATCGGTGTGCGGTGCCAGCGAACGTTGACTTTTTGAATCCGAAGAACCGCCTGCTGCTGTACCTGCTGCAGCCGGAGCGGGCCAAGGACATGACCATTAGCTTCGGAGGACCCAATCTCTACATGGAAATCAAAAAGGAGGAGGCGCGCCAAAATCGATCCAA CCAGATGATGGATCAGCTGGAAGAGCGCCTGCGCAACTCCCGCTATCCCATCGAGCGGGCCTATCTGCGCTTCGAGTTGGCCCGCGGACACTTCAAGGAGTCCCGCTTCGACAAGAGCCTGGTCCTGGCACGCAGCGCCTTCAATG AGGCCCGCAGCTGCAACAGCCTGATCTGGCGCTACAACAGCATCTTCCTGGTGTGCCAGGTGCACGCGGTCCTCAGTCGCTTCGAGCGCCTCAAGGAGTCCCTGGCGAAGGCCAGTCAGCTGGCCAAGGAACTAAGGTCCACCAAGCTGATGGCCTACCTGGCCATCTGCAACATAATCAACGAAAACGACCTGAACCTGCGCAGGCTGCGCCACTCGGAGCAGTCCCTGCGGAGCAAGCCCCGCAAGCGGACCATCAGTGCGGTGTCCTCGCTCCACTTCCTGAGCAACAACAATGCCTACAGCTGA